The proteins below come from a single Microbacterium sp. SLBN-154 genomic window:
- a CDS encoding isochorismate synthase: protein MIPPLPRLVVETSPIDPVEELLPFADAASPLCWIRRAEGIAGFGEALRLEEPGGQDPDAEPRNARIARLADVWREVASHARVDDAVGVPGSGLVAFGAFSFTAASAASSVLIVPRVIVGRRGGRGWITSIRTADEAAVEPSPRRLGPYWPGAVGPGRMTHEGYQSAVRAAVTAIGAGEVGKVVLARDLVGAVPHDADLRRLVRALATDYPDCWTFAVDGLIGASPETLVTVHDGTVTARVLAGTRARGADADADNAASLALATSAKDLDEHRYAAHSVLSSLRPHTSALASSEQPFTLKLPNVWHLATDIEGTLDDGASSLDLVAALHPTAAVAGSPTQAALAVIRRLEPFDRGRYAGPVGWVDQSGNGEWAIALRCAQFGLDRVDIHGDGIPVVAHAGAGIVAGSDPEAELLETRVKFRPIVDALA from the coding sequence GTGATCCCCCCCCTCCCCCGGCTGGTGGTCGAGACCTCTCCGATCGATCCCGTCGAGGAGCTGCTCCCCTTCGCCGATGCCGCGTCACCGCTGTGCTGGATCCGCCGCGCGGAGGGCATCGCCGGATTCGGCGAGGCCCTCCGACTCGAGGAGCCCGGAGGTCAGGACCCGGACGCCGAACCGCGCAACGCGCGCATCGCCCGCCTCGCCGACGTGTGGCGAGAGGTGGCGTCGCACGCGCGGGTCGACGATGCGGTCGGCGTTCCCGGATCGGGACTGGTCGCTTTCGGCGCGTTCAGTTTCACCGCCGCATCGGCCGCATCGAGCGTGCTCATCGTGCCGCGCGTCATCGTCGGCCGGCGGGGCGGACGCGGGTGGATCACCTCCATCCGCACCGCCGACGAGGCGGCCGTCGAGCCCTCCCCCCGCCGTCTCGGCCCGTACTGGCCGGGTGCGGTGGGCCCGGGCCGGATGACGCATGAGGGGTATCAGTCGGCGGTGCGCGCCGCGGTCACCGCGATCGGCGCCGGAGAAGTCGGCAAAGTCGTGCTCGCCCGCGACCTCGTCGGCGCGGTGCCGCACGACGCCGACCTCCGCCGCCTGGTGCGGGCTCTTGCGACCGACTACCCCGACTGCTGGACCTTCGCCGTCGACGGCCTGATCGGAGCAAGCCCTGAGACCCTCGTGACGGTGCACGACGGCACCGTCACGGCGCGCGTCCTCGCCGGCACGCGCGCCCGGGGGGCCGACGCCGACGCCGACAACGCCGCATCGCTCGCGCTCGCCACGAGTGCGAAGGATCTCGACGAGCATCGATACGCCGCCCACAGCGTGCTGTCCTCCCTCCGCCCCCACACCAGCGCCCTCGCGTCGAGCGAGCAGCCCTTCACCCTGAAGCTCCCCAACGTCTGGCACCTGGCCACCGACATCGAAGGCACTCTGGACGACGGGGCGTCGTCGCTCGACCTCGTCGCCGCCCTGCACCCCACCGCCGCGGTGGCCGGTTCTCCCACGCAGGCCGCACTCGCCGTCATCCGCCGCCTGGAGCCCTTCGACCGTGGACGATATGCCGGGCCCGTGGGCTGGGTCGACCAGTCCGGCAACGGCGAGTGGGCGATCGCGCTGCGCTGCGCGCAGTTCGGCCTCGACCGGGTCGACATCCACGGCGACGGAATCCCCGTCGTCGCCCACGCCGGGGCGGGCATCGTCGCCGGCAGCGACCCGGAGGCAGAGCTCTTGGAGACACGCGTGAAGTTCCGTCCGATCGTGGACGCCCTCGCATGA
- a CDS encoding DUF402 domain-containing protein, translating into MTDASSSALRPEIGQRVRFRWRKWNGGVHWEHDCVYLGSDRWGDWVGQPAGWISERPGRQMVTRQACVMLLPPSGEYAYTRNADPNRTQIYIDLGWDVGWRDGAPVGVDMDLDVVKHTERGIYIDDRDEWDEHRVAYGYPLDIVARLEALAVDLEQKVRAGVAPFDETTPAHWLSQLEALHL; encoded by the coding sequence GTGACCGACGCCTCGTCATCCGCCCTCCGCCCCGAGATCGGGCAGCGCGTGCGCTTCCGCTGGCGGAAATGGAACGGCGGGGTGCACTGGGAGCACGACTGCGTCTACCTCGGCAGCGACCGGTGGGGCGACTGGGTCGGCCAGCCCGCAGGCTGGATCAGCGAGCGGCCCGGACGGCAGATGGTGACCCGTCAGGCGTGCGTGATGCTGCTGCCTCCGAGCGGGGAGTACGCCTATACCCGCAATGCGGATCCGAACCGGACGCAGATCTACATCGATCTGGGGTGGGATGTGGGCTGGCGGGACGGTGCGCCGGTCGGTGTCGACATGGATCTTGATGTCGTCAAGCACACCGAGCGGGGGATCTACATCGACGACCGCGACGAGTGGGACGAGCACCGGGTCGCATACGGCTACCCGCTCGACATCGTCGCGCGTCTCGAGGCGCTCGCGGTCGACCTCGAGCAGAAGGTTCGTGCGGGCGTCGCACCCTTCGACGAGACGACACCCGCGCACTGGCTCTCGCAGCTCGAGGCGCTGCATCTCTGA